gaacacctaatcccgcccgcctcgatagcggcctctactaatgattagggaagttgtttatactcgatatatcgtcggctatatgcatgcaatacaacatccaagttttaatcctaacatgtgagaattagactaagtcggttgacacgtaattagcatacaattggggtcgaagttggatttaatgctcatttacatgtgaaaacatacaagtaataaaagaaatataataactataaatcacaataatgaaaattacattaattacattggaacaggcgatttatgtcgaaaatacctttaaaacggataatttgagaaaaagaataaaagaataaaagaataaaataaatgaacgaacaggaattagggtgatattACGGgcaatagttaattaatacgtaagctaaataaactaggtcaaagcagaaacggagttcagggacagaactcatcctggaacaggcgcagcagagactgcgccctctggaagaggcgcagcagttgctgcgtctgttccaagggtgagttctggctgtgaagccggaactgcaaatcgttaatgttaattggtaattttaaggattgattagatAATAATTAcatactcggatgaaagtgatttaatgtattatttacatatgaaggggtcatgaaagcgataaacacggatgagacggaattaaacggattaattacatgaaataatgattaattagtgaattaaacaaactaactaatcaaattaatttaggttaaacatgatgattaatgaCGAATTGAtgatgaacatgtgaataaacagatggaaatatatcaacggtgaattccagaaactcaatatgaacaaattgaatctccaaaacccgaattgaatattaatgacgaaaacccgcaaatatgaattacttgggatttaagtcgaatttatgacGATGGAAACATATTAATGCATGAtgattaaaatatacatgtgattattaatgatgaataattatacgaacgaattaacagacgaacaaacaacAAGTAAAAAgaagcgaattacagaggacgaggaagaagaaaagaagcaggaactgcggcagcctcacgaagaggcgcagcaggaactgcgctccttcgaagaggcgcagcagttgctgcgtcttttctcgacgtcatctcatcggaaatccgcaaaaacagagttttaaagcacggttttagaaatcggttttaatggtgtattcgacataaatcttacaatggtgatacgaaaaataaaatacaataaataaaaggaattgtacaccctcagacttacatgttgacgaaacgagaaggactaagatatcgactagtgaatgctcgacgcgaatgcaaagagagtgccctcgtaagaggaaaacgattgattaattaaggttgattaagtgtagttggtcaaattggtcggtcatgcaacggagaggctggtacccggaaagatccaagcttacgtggtcggaagtccaagcacgtaggcgccaattagtaagaacgaagtctagaatgcaaagggagaagagaagggcggacactcgcgtgagaaatatgaggaacgaatgctcctatttatactaatcacgtgaaggaattaggatttcggagactctttggaagtgaatctcggaaagatatgaaaaagatacgtaaatcatgcaaagaagggcctgggaagaggcgcagcccatcgcgtcccttggaagaggcgcgcggCGCTGCgcgcgtctattcccaggaggtttttccgtgaagaaagatttcgcgtttgagttatggtaggacggaaataattcgattatcttatgaatattacgggatattatttgccaaaagataaaatttatgaaatatggaatagaaatatccggaacattccagaacattccgactcgggatttaacagttatcagaaaatggagacggtttttgacccggactccgaatgtactctaattactgccaaaacgaccgtatcaggacgtagatgacaactaagaggtcgacattaatatttgagcaaacacttgacgataatcttacgaattgtcacaaatcgttccgcgaatcaaacatgcggcccaatcatcaccgggtggtttgcgggaggtgcagaaatgaggtgtctacaaccACCTATTATGTTCTCTTTTACAAATAACCACATAACTTTCAACCAATTCCACTCCATTCCCACTTATTTTACATTCTTGTGACGGTTTGATGTAGTTATCGACTCGATCTCATTTTATCATCTTACGTGAATTTAAAATGAccaattaacttattaattacaCACCCTCCCTATCTATTTCACTCACTCAGTCCTATTCATCCAATAAACTTCAGGTTTGTTGTTTATTGTTCATTCTTGCTTGATTGAATCCCCTCCTTatctccttctttctttcttatttacTTCAATTCGAGCCATGGTGGTTCACGACATCTGGGTTACTTGAGAGCTACTGCTGCGGTAGTTACGAATGGTGGTGGTGCGAGGGATCTGAATTGGGCTCCGTCAAAGATAGCAACGCAAGGGAGGTTAGAGGTGGTGGTGGCTCTGGTGAGCAACGAGGTTGTTGCTTTGGTTTTCGATTTGTAAGCATAAATTGATTCGAACTTGGTTTCGGTTTCGGTGATGCTGCTCTTGGTTGATAAGTGAATGGAGGAGCCATGGTGGTCGAATTGGGTTAAGTAGGTGGAGGATGGTTGTGAATTGCTACTGTAGTGCTCAATTAAGTAGATGTTTCAGACTCAGTTTCGTTGTTGCTGGTGGATGAGTGAAGGGCGAGGCAGAGGACGGAGGTAGCTGTTATAGGGGGAAATTAATAAAGGAGGATGAATTAGATGGGAGGGTAGGTAATTAATAATGGTATATTGGTCATTTTGCAAATTTACATAAGACGATAAAATGAGGTCGAGTCGATAATTACAAAAGACCGttacaaaaatgaaaaaatagtGAGAATGGTGTGGAATTTGTTTAAAAtaaggtggttatttgtaaagtaGAACATAATAGGTGATAATTTGGAAAAAATGGAACATAATAGGTGGTAAATTGTAATTTTGCctttatcttttgagtcttttattgagTTATTGTATTGCACCTAGTTGTtttagtcgtgttcaaggatcccgtgttttgtacttaaactttatctcctccgttcaattgagtgaacaacattgagataagtagtcttgtaacaaacgggtagaaccaaaaagtcttaggatagagttatccttaagcatgaagtctacgaagcggagtagcttttgagcatgaagtctttcggtggagtagcccaaagcaaaagtcttggaatcggagtagcttttaagcattagcaaccagagcaggttggggagttgttttattattcggggtggtcttagtttgtatgagtttacttctgagacgtttaataaaataggGCTGGACGTAGGTCGTGGAttagtgaccgaaccagtttttaaaaatatcgtttgtcgtgtctatttcgttttatttccgctgcacactCTACTCACGTTTTTATCTACAGAATCAACTATTGAGTACACTTTACTTCTGCTagctgaatcgttgttgaatacttctaactctctagttctaagtatcgactcctcctttcatctaagcattgtttaaagtgtttaagagttttaaaagaagctttcattGAGCTTAAAATTTTAAATAGATACTTAATTCACcctctccccctcttaggtgccctcgtccgtgactcttcaattggtatcagagccttgtgctcttgataactGGTTAACTACCagtgagttgatcctatagtcatgGACGGGAAACATACTAAGTACCCTATCTTCAAAGGGGATAACTACTCCTGGTGGAAGCACCGTATGGAACACTACGTCAAAAGTACGGATTATGAGTGTTGGGTCattattcaaaagggtccccttgcTATAACGGTTACTGACTCTGATGGGAACAGTGCCGTAAAAAGTGAGGAAAgttatgtcgaggctgactatCATAAAGTTGAGGAAAATTATAAAGctatgtccattcttcaatatggcatcTGTGAACAAGATATCAATCGCATCTCCGGATGTACCTCGgctaaagagatttgggacaccttAAGCCTTGCTTATGAAGGAACATCTCAAGTCAAGAAgcatcgtattgaccttctcatgcaacaatatgagatgttcaatatgatgaaagatgagtcaatcaatggtctttcttctcgcttttctagtattgttaatgaacTTAAAGGTCTAGGTAGAGAGTTCGAATCCGAGGATATAGTCCGAaagatccttcgtagcctaagtgATAAATGGCAACCAAAGGTGACGGCTATTGAGGCTAAAGATCTATCCAAATTGTCCCTCAATGAGCTAATGGGTTCACTCATGGCACACGAGTTAAGTCTCGCAAAGCGCTCGGGTGAAAGTTCAAAAGCTAGAGGTTTCGCTCTCAAATCAACctcaagtgatgaggaagatgatggagaTGACGAGCAAGCCATGTACTCACGTAACATGGCGGATATGATCAATAGTCACAATCCTAAGAAGTTCAACAATGCTAACAAAAAACATTTTCAAAAGAAAAGATCTTATTCCACGGTGTCTTGTTTCAAATGTGGTGAGAAAGGTCACTTTATCAAAGATTACCCCAAGTGGAATTAGTTCAAATCTAGAGAAAAACGAGATTTTGCAAAGAAAGATTTTAAGCATAAAGTCATGTCTGCAATATGGGGTGTATGTGATTCCGATGAGGATGaagtccttgaggaagaattagatGCCAAAGTTTGCATGACAACTCGTCTTAATCTTGACGGACCCAAGTCTTCAAAGAAAGAATCCGTACTCTGCCTTATGGCTCATTCCGACGACTCTAGCGATGACTCCGACACCGAGGTAATGAATCTCAAGAACAAGGTGAGAACTCTTTCTAAGGATAAGCTTTCTTTAATGTTTGATGATGTACTTGACAAGAGTCTTGCTAAAAATGATAAACTCTACGACTTGCAAACTCAAATTGAGGAAATTGCTGAAGAAAATGTTGGTCTTAGAGAGTGCCTAGACGAGATAAAAGAAAGTAAAATAATTCCATCACTCAGTaaagaaattaagaaattgagaAAAGAAAACCTGGTTCTAACGAATATTGCTAGCTCGTCAAAATCAACAGTTGTCTCAACTGTTCTTTCTGATGTTGAAAAAGAAAATGAGTCTTTAATTATTCAAGTTGATATTTTGATTCAAGAACGAGACTCATTGCTAGCTGACCTTACCTCGTGTCGACATGATAATAAGAAACTTGAAGAAATTGCTATGTTGCTTAGTGATGAATGTAGTCATGCTAAATCCGCTTTTGACAAAGTAGGCAAACTAAATCTTgaccatcttgctaaaattgaaacattaACCAAAGAGTTGCATGATGCTAAAGAGTTTTAcaggaaatgggaaggtagccaaAACATTTTAGACTCCCTCATAAATCAGTCCCAAAAATCTGAAGAgaaagctggacttggtttccAAAGTGTGATTCGATGAATCAGTAACTTCAGAAACCAGGAACCAAGCAAGACTGATTTTCGAAGGAGAAAATATGCGGGCCTTCCTGAGTATATTGTTTGCAACTTTTGTGGTAAGACTGGTCATGACTTTAATGGTTGTCCTAACCGACTAAACGACTTAAATAAGAACATCAAGGTTGCTAAAAAGGAGTGGGTTCACAAAGATTTGATTAACAATGCAACTCACAAAAAGGGATCCAAATTCGTTTGGATTCCTAAACTAATCTCTTGATTttttataggcattagtgagaggcagcagcaattggtacttggacagtggatgttcacgtcatatgacgggaagtagaaaccaatttctctcactagaagcctacaatggtggcaccgtgacgtttggtgacaataagaaaggtgaaattattgcaatcggaaaggttggtaagtcatcgtcacAATGTGTCGATAAAGTGTTgtttgtcaaaggtttgaagcataatctccttcgCATATCTCAATTGTGTGATaatggtaatattgttgaattttgtGCTAGTGAATGTCGTGTCTTAGATGGTAATACATGGGAAGTTGTTCTAGAAGGAAAACGTGTTAAAGATGTTTACTTGACTAATCTTTTTGCATTGTCTAGTCGTACCATGTCTTGTATGAGTGCTTTGAAAAAGAACGACCCATGGCTTTGGCATAAGAGATTAGGTCACGTAAATGCTAGAACATTGAACACCCTTAAGCGACTTGACTTAGTCGATGGCATTCCTAATATGAAATTTGACTTTAATAGTTTATGTGATGATTGTGCTAAGGGAAAGAAAGTAagaagctcctttaaatccaaaaagttcGTTAGTACATCTAAACCTCTTGAGTTACTTCATATTGATCTATGTGGTCCAATGCGTGTTAGAAGTAAAGGAGGTAGTCGTTTCTTATGTGTGATTGTTGACGATTTTtcacgatttgtttggcttctctacttgagttctaaagatgaagtatttgatgaatttttaatttggttgaaaaaggtccaaaacaagtttgataaaaagctcatatctttgagatccgaccatagaaccgaatttgaaaattcCTCATTTATTACTTATTGTGATGATCACGGTATTAGCCATAACTTTTCCGCGCATGCTACACCTCAACAAAACGGGGTTGTAGAGTGTATGAACCGTACACTTGCAAACATGGCTAGGACTATGCTCATTAGTAGTAAGTTGCCAAagaatgtgacaccctcattcattgcggaaaagtaaacacatattTCTAGATAAAAaatgcatggatatgtttgtaataggttcatttgagtaaaaacctgtaatttttaaaatcgaaaacgaaacctgaacctgttataaaaatatccaaatgggaaggtgtcaaacatgcaaggtcttaagtaaatctcataaataaaacatcgctaaagtcgcgaaacaaagttatacaacccaaatatgaaaaagggagacatatgtccctaaaaagtatatgacataaaaagtgtttaagggtcacaataaaataaagccaatttaggtcccaaggttactttgctcgctagctcgtccatgtaccccatatatgcatcacctagctgtcaatcgcattttatacaaatacgaaagccacagtcagtggggagtaactccgagttctcccagccacgaaatgtcataattaatacggtttttctaacatgtgccctaagggcacatgataataaactaaatagggAAGATTTTCAAGATTATTacactaattatggtaaatatgAGTTTCAACTCTAATTTATCATGAAATATTCTCAACAATATTTCCCTATTTAGCTTATTatcatgtgcccttagggcacatgttagaaaatccgtaattaatataacatgtaaacataagaatatgaatatgaataacgcatagccttagcatatagatgctagacaatcgtgcttatcatgtgaacaacaatataacaacacatagtcctagcatgtgaatactagaccgactcatactacactatcatgtgaatcacataacatccaggaatccaaactctatcaaccatagccggcttgcatctcacattctatgattcatagaatcatcaaacaagaaaggacaatatatctagagacaggcataagttcttagtacagtcaatagtcactctgtaactcgagtctataccacgaggtaaggtaaacaccctagtcttAAACCTACGCAGACCTAGCGatatgcggaaaactaccgcatccaagacccatgataacaccacatgagtacccctaaggagtccaccaaagggttggctagtacttaagctgaccacatacttctaagagtacgtcaggaggtcatgccctaacttggatataaacccaccaagctaagacaccaaggctattaagccgcaaacatacactcgtcaaagactataatggcctatctatgacgaaggccgaaatactcacctaggacctagtcccagcttgaatacgttagcccacgccacacaagacaagtaggacacccaattaaccataagaggggcaaagagtccaaacttgcacacacaaatgatcatacacaccctagcatatgaaaggctacgcaagagcatattcagctgacaatccaacaatatctccaatatcaataataatccaaattccagctaaccaacagtaccataatccatgagaataagctaaaatggcaaagaggcaacaagactcaagcataaggcatccaaagcatccaacaaccaacatgtgaaatgataatcacaaatatcaaggcatcaacataaaacatccaataacaaccaatctcacctcaaagaatAACCCTCGACCCTaatcccgcgacgggtcattggtcaaatcgaggctgaccggtttaaacctagtttgaccaaactcattcggtcaaactggcccagctcagagtcttggcccattttggcccaaatcacaacattcattacaatatcattctcatgcaatattccaatttctatcatgtgaacactatcaacataaagaaaacattccaacttacaaaataactaattccacaaaattctcgcataataaaatagcataaataaccatCTCACataagggtaaacttttctataaatttttaatcgataaaacgacgccatttactcatacggactccgaattgagtgattcaagtggctaaaccacctaatttttcgctGTCGTTCAATCTGTCacatttttggaaacattggaaaccatctcggtccggtactgacgcgttccagccaaaacacggacttgtcacaacacataattcctcatccaaatttgttccaaacaataatatacaaatgggtaacataaattaaagataagcatactcatcttactccattcattcatttatcaacaagatcatctcaaacaacaacaaacaacaacaaacgacaacaaacaacaacaaacaacaaatacaactactaatgtgacattaattcgtcgagtaactcggaataattaccttaagctagaaaaagagaacaataacacttgagaaagagccctagaaaccgaaatcactcatcatcttctacaatatatgagtcacctaactcatcttcaaattcttcacctataagaacaacaaaaacacaattattaagcttaaattcgaaaaccctacAAGAAgagccttaaaacaaaattgggggaaatgaaaataaagcttactagtagatgaggattgaagagaggattccaaatatataatttttatgagatttggtggagaaatgaaggatttatggtggatttagggattgtaaggaggatttttgagatgaatttggtgtttgatgaaaggaagagagagagtgaattatggaggaaatgagaattgaaagaggggacaatggagggtaggtggccagccaaaaggcatggggagatgggttatttgtttacgttttggggtttgcttcgacggtaattaaaaatattcgtcgaacgcgatttccgagaatattaaagttcttaaacacgattttactaaaagattaagtactcatatgcccaatatccaaactcgtttacccaacgaccgtaagaaatgggaaaatctcaattttacgacttttatccgaaatctattttatcaaaggaaaaagtttaaatatagtttaaatcacttttaaacatttctaaactatcaaaaatatttacatttcttcaaaataaaataagattatattttatcaaataaattttatttcaaataaattaatattaaattaaaatagattaaaatattacttttaaaatataataaaggtcttcaaatttacggggtgttacaatcatccctccttttaaaaagtttcgtccccgaaacttagaagaagggacattgtatatatgtaggtctatctctttaaaatcaagtaaacaaaatcttcaaaatgtgaacgtatgaaatataagtgtctttttaatggaacggaatatcctcgtcggccgttctagaacatcaacattccaaattaaagacataaaaatatatattttacaCCAAcgaatgagaaaaccaattattggacgtctccaataacgagctttaccactcattgacgttaaaaccagtggaaaacaataaaactttttcaaaaatatttagttcgaaactctataataaggataataactccactagctatgaccaaactctaactacgacttttaaacaactaagcaaggactactaacgcggagagtatttaagagaaggagaggaacactcgaaaggatagctaaaactcacaagaattagatagACGAAAGAGAATTACCTCACGACAAAAGTttgggatatttagctaacatagaagattcaggctcccaagtttcttcttcgacatttccacaacgccaaaggatacgaaataggggcacaactttgtttctaagttgcttgtttgctctttctaggattcggattggcctttcttccaaagtcaagttaagctccaaatctgggatttcttcttgaatgacatggctcggatcactaatgtacttcctcaactgagatacatggaagacattatgaaccttgctcaaattcgggggaaACTCCAAATGGTAAGCAACGgggccaatcttctcaagcacacggaaaggtccaatgtatttgggactcagctttcctcttacaccaaaccgtttcacccctttcataggtgataccttaaggaacactcgatcatcaacctcaaaggcaagtggtcgacgacgaacatcggcataagatttctgtcggtcttgagcggctttcatacgctctcgaatgatctgaacctgattgatggtctcagtcaccaaatcgggtcccaacacatgagcatcttggacttgatcccaacagaccggactacggcacttcctaccatacaaagcttcatacggtgacatcttgatagaagtatgatagctattgttgtaggagaattcaacaagaggtaagcacttgcccccaagaagtgtggaagtctaaagcacaagcacggaggaggttctctaaagtctggatagtcctctcagtctgtccatctgtagcggcatgaaaagcggtactcatcagtagcttactacccatggcttcttgcaaagcggTCCGTAAACGGGAACGTaatctcgggtcacgatctgaaactatatccttaagcactacatggtagcgtactatctccttcacgtaggcaccagctaggacatctaatctccatgtctccttgataggtataaacctagcacatttggtcaatcgatctacaaccacccaaaccgcatcttttccgctagcagtcttaggtaaagccatcacaaagtccatggagatggactcccatttccaaaggggaacatccaaaggttgtagcaaacccccgggtttctgatgctcaatcttcactttctgacaggtaagacactcgCTAatatactctaggacatcaatcttcatcctaggtcaccaaaactgtaatctcaagtctttatacatcttgtcaccaccaggatgaatagagtaaggagaaaggtgagcttcattaaggatcttcttcctcaactcggctactctcggaacatacatcctaccttggtaacgaaggtatccatcactatccaccacacaatacttagcttgcccaagttggatttttgcttgaatggacttgaaagtagcatcctcaggtaggcacgtacggatctcacggtaaaagtcgggttctgcactcaaggctctaagatagtcaaagcccttctcaataaggcttatccctaacttttgaaattccgtggtaagttcatcaggtaacacacggatagtgctcaaagagtgactagtcttcctactcaaagcatcagccacaacatttgctttcccttcatgataaatcaactcggcatcataataaTTCACCAACTCCAgtcatcttctttgcctcatattcaattcctTCTGGATAaggatacacctcaaactcttatgatcggtataaatgcggcaatgaactccaataaggtaatgcctccatgtcttcaaggcatgtaccacggcggctaattcaagatcatgagcaagatgaagcgaggaaaggaggtacgaacggtaacgcttatggtcaaagaagaaaggaaattagacaacaaggaaacgccaggtactcaaatctcacacaacaacatcaacctaagcggttccgaaaacttcttagcaagaaaacttataaccacatcactcccaaggatttcctcaaaacgctcatgttacttcatcctaatctattccctgaaacagggtactccactataagggtgatttcaccactccaaatcctcaaacatccacaaaccacttccacaagatcaaggtcaaagttccaacaaagctatactcatatccaactaatgtcaaccatgggtttctcaaaatagtaaaatcctcaatcaaagatccgaataccaagctataaattcccagaaagggttcctcaaatattccaccattcaattccatccatttaaagtcaagtaccaagcactagtatctcaagacatgtctcactacacttcctaaggctctcaaatcccaaacctaaacaacaaagccaagatCTATAGCCTTAGTAACaaacgcaactcacacttgataacacaaaatccaccaatcaagaatactcactttatcaaggatctaggtctaagaatcattaagtatgtctcatcacactacctaggtctttctaacatcacaacctctcaaaaccagggttatgggttaactacaaacaatctcctcaaaagtcaaattctccaaccaaggccaacattcctcaaaagaaagagtactataaaaaggcgttaagggaagaTAAGCAAGGGACAAAACACAAgttgggagggtacaaga
This sequence is a window from Silene latifolia isolate original U9 population chromosome 8, ASM4854445v1, whole genome shotgun sequence. Protein-coding genes within it:
- the LOC141595396 gene encoding uncharacterized protein LOC141595396; translated protein: MDGKHTKYPIFKGDNYSWWKHRMEHYVKSTDYECWVIIQKGPLAITVTDSDGNSAVKSEESYVEADYHKVEENYKAMSILQYGICEQDINRISGCTSAKEIWDTLSLAYEGTSQVKKHRLGREFESEDIVRKILRSLSDKWQPKVTAIEAKDLSKLSLNELMGSLMAHELSLAKRSGESSKARGFALKSTSSDEEDDGDDEQAMYSRNMADMINSHNPKKFNNANKKHFQKKRSYSTVSCFKCGEKGHFIKDYPKWN